A section of the Oryza sativa Japonica Group chromosome 1, ASM3414082v1 genome encodes:
- the LOC4325575 gene encoding alpha-amylase 3, chloroplastic encodes MAVASWSIPAIPRAGPTARGVLLGGAFVTAARPPVAWRCRATLPRRVRLGGVVARAGAAETPVAGSGEAGLLFSEKFPLRRSRTVEGKAWVRVDAEPDGEGKCKVVIGCDVEGKWVLHWGVSYDGEQGREWDQPPSDMRPPGSVPIKDYAIETSLDTPHNSEGKTIHEVQIKIDKGTSIAAINFVLKEEETGAWFQHKGQDFRIPLSGSFGGDLLGTEQDIDVRPGALGHLSNVLQKPEGPIAEPHKTVPDDKGSRTKHISGFYEEYPILKTVYVQNFITVNVRENNGTTKHAVEFDTDIPGEVIIHWGVCKDNTMTWEIPPEPHPPATKIFRQKALQTMLQQKADGTGNSLSFLLDGEYSGLIFVVKLDEYTWLRNVENGFDFYIPLTRADAEADKQKADDKSSQDDGLISDIRNLVVGLSSRRGQRAKNKVLQEDILQEIERLAAEAYSIFRSPTIDTVEESVYIDDSSIVKPACSGTGSGFEILCQGFNWESHKSGKWYVELGSKAKELSSMGFTIVWSPPPTDSVSPEGYMPRDLYNLNSRYGTMEELKEAVKRFHEAGMKVLGDAVLNHRCAQFQNQNGVWNIFGGRLNWDDRAVVADDPHFQGRGNKSSGDNFHAAPNIDHSQEFVRSDLKEWLCWMRKEVGYDGWRLDFVRGFWGGYVHDYLEASEPYFAVGEYWDSLSYTYGEMDYNQDAHRQRIVDWINATNGTAGAFDVTTKGILHSALERSEYWRLSDEKGKPPGVLGWWPSRAVTFIENHDTGSTQGHWRFPFGMELQGYVYILTHPGTPAIFYDHIFSHLQPEIAKLISIRNRQKIHCRSKIKILKAEGNLYAAEIDERVTMKIGAGHFEPSGPTNWVVAAEGQDYKVWEVSS; translated from the exons ATGGCGGTGGCGAGCTGGAGCATTCCGGCGATCCCGCGGGCGGGTCCGACAGCGAGGGGTGTGCTGCTCGGCGGCGCCTTCGTGACGGCCGCGCGGCCGCCCGTGGCGTGGCGGTGCCGGGCCACGCTCCCTAGGAGAGTGAGGCTCGGTGGCGTGGTGGCCCGTGCCGGTGCGGCGGAGACGCCGGTGGCCGGCTCCGGGGAAGCCGGGTTGCTGTTCTCCGAGAAGTTCCCCTTGCGCCGATCCCGAACG GTGGAAGGGAAGGCGTGGGTGAGGGTCGATGCGGAGCCGGATGGGGAGGGCAAGTGCAAGGTTGTGATCGGGTGTGATGTAGAGGGGAAGTGGGTGCTGCATTGGGGTGTCTCCTACGATGGTGAGCAGGGAAG AGAATGGGACCAACCTCCTTCAGACATGAGACCTCCCGGTTCAGTGCCTATTAAG GACTATGCAATTGAAACATCTTTGGACACTCCACACAATTCAGAAGGCAAGACGATTCATGAAGTGCAAATCAAAATTGATAAGGGCACATCAATTGCTGCTATCAATTTTGTTCTAAAG GAAGAGGAAACAGGTGCTTGGTTTCAGCACAAGGGTCAGGATTTCAGAATACCTTTAAGTGGATCCTTTGGTGGAGATCTACTAGGAACAGAACAAGATATTGATGTCAGGCCAG GGGCTTTAGGTCACCTATCTAACGTGTTACAGAAACCTGAGGGACCTATTGCTGAGCCTCATAAAACTGTACCCGATGATAAAGGTTCAAGAACCAAACACATTTCAGGTTTCTATGAGGAATACCCAATCTTAAAAACGGTGTATGTTCAGAATTTTATAACTGTTAATGTGAGGGAAAACAATGGAACAACTAAACATGCTGTGGAATTCGACACTGATATTCCTGGAGAAGTTATCATTCATTGGGGAGTTTGCAAAGACAATACCATGACATGGGAGATCCCCCCAGAACCACATCCACCTGCAACGAAGATATTCCGACAGAAAGCTCTTCAGACCATGCTACAA CAAAAAGCTGATGGAACAGGCAACTCTCTATCATTCTTACTGGATGGAGAGTATTCTGGTCTGATTTTTGTGGTAAAACTTGATGAGTATACTTGGTTGAGAAATGTGGAGAATGGATTTGATTTCTACATTCCTCTTACAAGAGCAGACGCCGAGGCTGACAAACAGAAAGCCGATGATAAGTCTTCACAAGATGATGGCTTAATCAGTGATATAAGGAATCTGGTGGTTGGGCTGTCGTCTAGAAGAGGTCAGCGAGCGAAGAATAAAGTTCTGCAAGAGGATATCCTACAAGAAATTGAGAGGTTAGCGGCAGAAGCTTATAGCATTTTTAGGAGCCCCACAATTGATACTGTAGAGGAATCTGTTTACATTGATGACTCATCCATTGTGAAGCCTGCTTGTTCTGGTACTGGATCTGGATTTGAAATATTGTGTCAAGGATTTAACTGGGAATCTCATAAGTCAGGAAAATGGTATGTGGAACTTGGCTCAAAGGCCAAGGAGTTGTCATCGATGGGTTTCACCATTGTCTGGTCACCACCACCTACTGATTCTGTGTCGCCTGAAGGATACATGCCAAGGGATTTGTATAATCTAAATTCCAG ATATGGGACCATGGAAGAGTTGAAGGAGGCTGTGAAACGTTTTCATGAAGCCGGTATGAAGGTTCTTGGTGATGCCGTCCTGAATCACAGGTGTGCTCAATTTCAGAACCAAAATGGCGTCTGGAATATTTTTGGTGGACGCCTTAACTGGGATGATCGAGCAGTTGTTGCAGATGATCCACATTTCCAG GGAAGAGGAAACAAGAGCAGTGGAGATAACTTCCATGCAGCCCCAAACATTGATCACTCGCAAGAGTTTGTGAGGAGTGATCTTAAAGAATGGCTTTGTTGGATGAG AAAGGAAGTTGGATACGATGGATGGCGACTTGATTTTGTTCGCGGATTTTGGGGTGGATATGTCCACGATTACTTGGAAGCAAGCGAACCATATTTTGCAGTAGGAGAGTACTGGGATTCTCTCAGTTACACCTATGGTGAAATGGATTATAATCAAGATGCCCACAGGCAGAGAATAGTTGATTGGATAAATGCTACAAATGGAACTGCTGGTGCATTTGATGTTACCACGAAAGGAATACTTCACTCT GCACTGGAAAGATCTGAGTACTGGCGTCTGTCTGATGAAAAAGGAAAACCCCCTGGAGTGTTAGGTTGGTGGCCTTCGCGTGCTGTCACATTTATAGAAAATCATGACACTGGTTCTACTCAG GGTCATTGGAGATTCCCCTTTGGTATGGAGTTGCAAGGCTATGTCTACATCTTAACTCACCCAGGCACTCCTGCAATCTTCTATGATCATATATTTTCGCATTTACAGCCAGAGATTGCTAAATTAATTTCTATTAGAAATCGCCAAAAGATCCATTGCCGTAGCAAG atcaagatactGAAAGCAGAGGGAAATTTATATGCGGCAGAGATTGATGAGAGGGTAACAATGAAGATTGGCGCAGGACATTTTGAGCCAAGCGGCCCCACAAACTGGGTAGTTGCTGCCGAGGGACAGGATTACAAGGTCTGGGAAGTGTCATCGTAG